In the genome of Alphaproteobacteria bacterium, one region contains:
- a CDS encoding CoA transferase yields the protein MTDAQARLPLSRFKVLDITRARAGPTAVRHLADWGAQVIRIEQPVGTGNDDAAAGARHGFDFQNLHRNKRAMTLDLKSEAGMAIFMELVKDADVILENMRSQVKFRLGIDYESVRKINPRIVYGSISGFGQDGPYGPRPGVDQIAQGMGGLMSITGLPGQGPVRVGIPIADLTAGGFLAQGVLIALLDREVTGVGRWVTTSLLEAQIAMLDFQAARWLIAGEVAKQAGNDHPTGIPTGLFPTKDGQVNIAASGQSLWERFCNASGLEGLMSDERFRGRDERSRNRHELNALIAETTKTQTTDYWIETLNDAGVPCGPVNTIDKTFADPQVQHLRMARPMQHPDLGEVRVVAQPNNISGYEKDIRIATPDLGQQTADILREMGKSDTDIAALREAGVI from the coding sequence ATGACCGACGCCCAGGCCCGCCTGCCGCTCTCCCGCTTCAAGGTTCTGGACATCACCCGCGCCCGCGCCGGACCCACCGCCGTGCGCCACCTGGCCGACTGGGGCGCCCAGGTGATCCGCATCGAGCAGCCGGTCGGCACCGGCAATGACGATGCGGCCGCGGGCGCGCGCCATGGCTTCGATTTCCAGAACCTGCACCGCAACAAGCGCGCCATGACGCTCGACCTGAAAAGCGAGGCCGGCATGGCGATCTTCATGGAGTTGGTGAAGGACGCCGACGTCATCCTGGAGAATATGCGCTCGCAGGTGAAATTCCGGCTCGGCATCGACTATGAGTCCGTGCGCAAGATCAACCCGCGCATCGTCTATGGCTCGATTTCCGGCTTCGGCCAGGATGGCCCCTACGGCCCCCGCCCCGGCGTCGACCAGATCGCCCAGGGCATGGGCGGGCTCATGTCCATTACCGGCCTGCCGGGCCAGGGGCCGGTGCGGGTCGGCATTCCCATCGCCGACCTGACGGCGGGCGGCTTCCTCGCCCAGGGCGTGCTGATCGCCCTGCTCGACCGGGAGGTGACGGGGGTCGGACGCTGGGTCACCACCTCGCTGCTGGAAGCGCAGATTGCCATGCTGGACTTCCAGGCGGCGCGCTGGCTCATCGCCGGCGAAGTGGCGAAGCAGGCGGGCAACGACCACCCGACCGGCATTCCCACCGGCCTGTTCCCGACCAAGGACGGCCAGGTGAATATCGCCGCCTCGGGCCAGAGCCTGTGGGAGCGGTTCTGCAACGCGTCCGGCCTGGAAGGGCTGATGAGCGACGAGCGCTTCCGCGGTCGCGACGAGCGCTCGCGCAACCGCCACGAACTGAACGCGCTGATCGCCGAGACCACCAAAACCCAGACCACCGACTATTGGATCGAGACGCTGAACGATGCGGGCGTGCCCTGCGGCCCGGTCAACACCATCGACAAGACCTTTGCCGATCCCCAGGTGCAACACCTGCGCATGGCCCGGCCGATGCAGCACCCGGACTTGGGCGAGGTGCGGGTGGTGGCGCAGCCGAACAACATTTCCGGCTACGAGAAAGACATCCGCATCGCCACACCGGACCTCGGCCAGCAGACCGCGGACATTCTGCGGGAGATGGGCAAGTCCGATACGGACATCGCCGCGTTGCGGGAGGCCGGGGTGATCTGA
- a CDS encoding Rrf2 family transcriptional regulator encodes MRLTRFTDYAFRVLFHVAVNPGRTVPIPEIAGCYGISQHHLVKVVHDLVNGGYLASTRGRSGGVSLARPADQIGLGDVVRHTEPDLRLIDCIGCLIAPVCGLPRPMQEAITAFVATLDRYTLADIVAESDGLARFLARPAV; translated from the coding sequence ATGCGCCTAACGCGCTTTACGGATTATGCTTTTCGCGTGCTGTTTCACGTCGCGGTGAATCCGGGCCGCACCGTGCCGATCCCTGAGATCGCGGGCTGCTACGGCATTTCGCAGCACCATCTGGTTAAGGTGGTGCACGACCTGGTCAACGGGGGGTATCTGGCCAGCACCCGCGGGCGCAGCGGCGGCGTTTCGCTGGCGCGGCCGGCCGATCAGATCGGCCTGGGCGACGTCGTGCGCCACACCGAACCGGATTTGCGTCTGATCGATTGCATTGGCTGCCTGATCGCGCCTGTTTGCGGCTTGCCGCGGCCGATGCAGGAAGCCATTACCGCCTTCGTCGCCACGCTGGACCGCTACACGCTGGCCGATATCGTGGCGGAGAGCGATGGCCTGGCACGGTTCCTGGCCCGCCCGGCGGTTTGA
- a CDS encoding nitric-oxide reductase large subunit: MSTTTRLWIGLTTLVVASFAVMLWLGSDLMRTAPPMPERVVSASGRTVFTRADIETGQQVWQSMGGQQLGSVWGHGALVAPDWSADWLHREAEARLDAAARAEGAADYKALEPHERTALQARMEPALRANGYDAATGVLTIPDERAAAIAVVSRHYDSLFSADPATHDLRIAYAMKEDTLPEPESRAKLNAFFFWSAWATAADRPGDTVSYTNNWPSEPLVGNEPTSGTFMWSVFSILFMIAGIALLGWHYAAWHGKEEPLAPPARDPLQGLTLTPSMKASAKYFWVVIALMLVQIALGATTAHYQVEGQDLYGIDLSQILPYSLTRSWHTQLAVLWIATAWLGTGLYIAPAISGHEPKFQRAGVNFLFVCLLVIVVGAFAGQWFAVMQKMGLETNFWFGHQGWEYVDIGRFWQAFLFVGLIVWLLLVGRALWPAIRRKDDMSSIVVLLFLSTIAIGLFYGAGLMYGSKSHLSEVEYWRWWVVHLWVEGFFEVFAVAVISFLFVKLGLVRGRTATVNVLFATVVFLSGGILGMFHHLYFVGTTMAGVAIGASFSALEVVPLALIGLEAMETWQHSRATSWMQRYKWPIMFFLGVSFWNLVGAGLFGFLINTPIALYYMQGLNLTALHGHTALFGVYGLLGIGLMLFCLRGLRDDVAWNHGWLRGSFWCFNIGLALMALLTLLPLGVLQLQAVLEHSYAYARSADFMNQPMIHLLVWMRMPGDLIFAAGALLLAAFVALQWLRPKRVADRSAPSARQPAE, translated from the coding sequence ATGTCCACCACCACACGCTTGTGGATCGGCCTCACGACACTCGTCGTGGCCAGCTTTGCCGTGATGCTTTGGCTCGGCTCCGACCTGATGCGAACCGCGCCGCCCATGCCCGAACGGGTGGTCAGCGCATCCGGCCGGACCGTGTTCACCCGCGCCGACATCGAGACGGGCCAGCAGGTCTGGCAATCAATGGGCGGGCAGCAACTGGGCAGCGTCTGGGGCCATGGCGCGTTGGTGGCGCCGGACTGGTCCGCCGACTGGCTGCACCGCGAGGCGGAAGCCCGGCTGGATGCGGCCGCACGGGCCGAGGGCGCCGCTGACTACAAGGCACTCGAACCGCACGAACGGACCGCCTTGCAGGCGCGCATGGAGCCGGCGCTGCGTGCCAACGGGTATGACGCCGCCACCGGCGTCCTCACCATCCCGGATGAGCGGGCGGCCGCCATCGCCGTGGTGTCGCGCCATTACGACAGCCTGTTTTCCGCCGATCCGGCCACGCATGACCTGCGGATCGCCTATGCGATGAAGGAGGACACGCTGCCGGAGCCGGAAAGCCGGGCAAAACTGAACGCATTCTTCTTCTGGAGCGCCTGGGCCACCGCCGCGGATCGGCCCGGAGACACCGTCAGCTATACCAACAACTGGCCGTCGGAGCCACTGGTCGGCAATGAGCCGACGTCCGGTACCTTTATGTGGTCGGTGTTCTCGATCCTGTTCATGATCGCCGGCATAGCCTTGCTCGGCTGGCACTATGCCGCCTGGCATGGCAAGGAAGAACCTCTGGCCCCGCCGGCGCGCGACCCGCTTCAGGGCCTGACACTCACGCCGTCGATGAAGGCCAGTGCCAAATATTTTTGGGTCGTCATCGCGCTCATGCTGGTGCAGATCGCGCTGGGCGCGACCACCGCGCACTATCAGGTGGAAGGACAGGATCTCTACGGCATCGACCTGTCGCAAATCCTGCCCTACAGCCTGACCCGCAGCTGGCACACCCAGCTTGCCGTGTTGTGGATCGCCACCGCCTGGCTCGGCACCGGCCTCTATATCGCACCGGCCATTTCCGGCCACGAGCCGAAATTCCAGCGGGCGGGCGTGAACTTCCTGTTTGTCTGCCTGCTGGTCATCGTGGTCGGCGCGTTTGCCGGGCAATGGTTCGCGGTGATGCAGAAAATGGGGCTCGAAACCAATTTCTGGTTCGGCCATCAGGGTTGGGAATACGTCGATATCGGCCGGTTCTGGCAGGCCTTCCTGTTCGTCGGGTTGATCGTCTGGCTGCTGCTGGTCGGTCGGGCGCTGTGGCCGGCAATCCGGCGCAAGGACGACATGTCCTCCATCGTCGTGTTGCTGTTCCTGTCGACCATTGCCATCGGCCTCTTCTATGGCGCCGGCCTGATGTATGGCTCGAAAAGCCATTTGTCCGAGGTCGAGTACTGGCGCTGGTGGGTGGTGCATCTGTGGGTCGAAGGCTTTTTCGAGGTGTTCGCGGTCGCGGTCATCAGCTTCCTGTTCGTGAAGCTGGGGCTGGTGCGCGGCCGCACCGCGACCGTCAACGTGTTGTTCGCCACCGTCGTGTTCCTGTCCGGCGGCATTCTCGGCATGTTCCACCACCTCTATTTCGTCGGCACGACCATGGCCGGGGTGGCCATCGGCGCGAGCTTCTCCGCCCTGGAGGTGGTGCCGCTGGCGCTGATCGGCCTGGAAGCCATGGAAACCTGGCAGCACAGCCGCGCCACTTCCTGGATGCAGCGCTACAAGTGGCCGATCATGTTCTTCCTGGGCGTCAGCTTCTGGAACCTGGTCGGCGCCGGCCTGTTCGGCTTCCTCATCAACACGCCGATCGCGCTCTATTACATGCAGGGCCTGAATCTGACGGCGCTGCACGGGCACACCGCGTTGTTCGGGGTCTATGGCCTGCTCGGCATCGGGCTGATGCTGTTCTGCCTGCGCGGCCTGCGCGACGACGTCGCCTGGAACCACGGTTGGTTGCGCGGCAGCTTCTGGTGCTTCAATATCGGTCTGGCGCTGATGGCGTTGCTGACCCTGTTGCCGCTAGGTGTGCTGCAATTGCAGGCGGTTCTGGAGCACAGCTACGCCTATGCCCGCTCGGCCGACTTCATGAACCAGCCGATGATTCACCTGCTGGTGTGGATGCGCATGCCGGGCGATCTGATCTTCGCGGCCGGCGCGCTGCTGCTGGCCGCGTTCGTGGCGCTGCAATGGCTGCGGCCGAAGCGCGTGGCGGACCGGTCGGCGCCCTCCGCCCGACAGCCGGCGGAGTAA
- a CDS encoding SirB2 family protein yields MIEFYPQVHALHVAAISLSGLWMLLRGLVLLAGMRWARGAAAWTVSLAIDGTVLTAAAMLLTMLPAEMFANHWLTAKLAFVAIYFAAGYAAFLAQRRRRWLALMLAVAMIAYGLAYGIARAHDMLGWWAVWGL; encoded by the coding sequence ATGATCGAGTTCTATCCCCAGGTCCACGCGCTCCATGTCGCCGCCATCTCGCTCAGCGGCCTATGGATGCTGTTGCGAGGGTTGGTGTTGTTGGCGGGGATGCGCTGGGCGCGCGGGGCCGCGGCCTGGACGGTCAGCCTGGCCATCGATGGCACGGTCCTGACCGCAGCCGCCATGCTGCTCACCATGCTGCCGGCCGAGATGTTCGCCAACCACTGGCTCACCGCCAAGCTGGCGTTCGTGGCGATCTATTTCGCGGCGGGCTATGCCGCGTTCCTGGCGCAACGCCGCCGCCGCTGGCTGGCGCTGATGCTGGCCGTCGCGATGATCGCCTACGGTCTCGCCTATGGCATCGCGCGGGCGCACGACATGCTGGGCTGGTGGGCGGTCTGGGGCCTGTAG
- a CDS encoding amidohydrolase family protein — translation MRPSENAAWLDLTQEETLEPDLPIIDPHHHLWDARGGHYVQKRYLLDEMLADVSSGHTIVSTVFIECGAMFRADGPEHMRCVGETEFVNGIAAMCASGAYGKTRIAAGIVGTAPLRQGDKPSGEALDAQIAAGNGRFRGIRVGATWDASPAVENHRTNPPQGMYGDATFRAGFRHLAPRGLTFEAWCYHTQIPELTDLAKAFPDTTIILDHFGGPIGVGPYAGREEEVFAAWRANIDKLAECPNVMAKLGGLVMPVNGFAWQDRPKPPSSQELMERTRRYYEHTIGIFGVERCMFESNFPVDKVACSYNVLWNSFKRLTANYSAAEKAALYHDTAARVYRLG, via the coding sequence ATGCGCCCCTCCGAGAACGCCGCCTGGCTCGACCTCACCCAAGAGGAGACGCTGGAGCCGGACCTGCCGATCATCGACCCGCACCATCATCTGTGGGATGCGCGCGGCGGCCATTACGTGCAAAAGCGCTATCTGCTGGACGAGATGCTGGCGGACGTCTCCAGCGGCCACACCATCGTCTCCACCGTCTTCATCGAATGCGGCGCCATGTTCCGGGCGGACGGGCCGGAGCACATGCGCTGCGTCGGCGAGACCGAGTTCGTGAACGGCATCGCCGCCATGTGTGCCTCCGGCGCCTATGGCAAGACGCGGATCGCGGCGGGGATTGTCGGCACGGCGCCGCTCCGCCAGGGCGACAAGCCCTCGGGCGAGGCGCTGGACGCGCAGATCGCCGCCGGCAATGGCCGCTTCCGCGGTATCCGCGTCGGCGCGACCTGGGACGCCTCGCCGGCGGTGGAGAACCATCGCACCAACCCGCCGCAAGGCATGTATGGCGACGCCACCTTCCGTGCCGGCTTCCGGCATCTGGCGCCGCGCGGTCTGACCTTCGAGGCCTGGTGCTATCACACCCAGATCCCGGAACTGACGGACCTGGCCAAGGCCTTTCCCGACACCACCATCATCCTGGACCATTTCGGCGGCCCCATCGGCGTCGGCCCCTATGCTGGCCGGGAAGAGGAGGTGTTCGCGGCCTGGCGCGCCAACATCGACAAGCTGGCCGAATGCCCGAACGTGATGGCAAAGCTGGGCGGGCTGGTCATGCCGGTGAATGGCTTTGCCTGGCAGGATCGCCCCAAGCCGCCGTCCTCGCAGGAGCTGATGGAGCGGACCCGGCGCTATTACGAACACACGATCGGAATTTTCGGGGTCGAGCGCTGCATGTTCGAAAGCAATTTCCCGGTCGACAAGGTGGCGTGCAGCTACAACGTGCTCTGGAACTCGTTCAAGCGGCTGACGGCCAACTATTCCGCGGCGGAAAAGGCGGCGCTCTATCACGACACCGCGGCGCGGGTGTATCGGCTGGGGTGA
- a CDS encoding glucose 1-dehydrogenase, giving the protein MSPSLDGKVAIVTGAFRGLGRAYAEGLAREGAAVVCADVRYCDDTVAGIVRAGGKAVAATCDVTDMAACQAMADLALERYGRVDVLVNNAALYANMKGGKFDQLEPAEWQKMLDVNVTGMWHCCKAVIEPMRKQKSGSIINISSLAAVYGFPFGVHYAMSKGAVIGMTRAMAREIGRDFIRVNAVAPSAVMTEGTKEFFGERLDKAAGVIAGNQALQRSLEADDLVGTIVYLASDASKFVTGQTIMVDGGTVFL; this is encoded by the coding sequence ATGAGCCCATCCCTCGACGGCAAGGTCGCCATCGTCACCGGCGCGTTCCGCGGCCTCGGCCGCGCCTATGCGGAAGGTCTGGCCCGCGAGGGCGCGGCGGTGGTCTGCGCCGACGTCCGCTATTGCGACGACACGGTGGCCGGCATCGTCCGCGCCGGCGGCAAGGCGGTGGCCGCTACCTGCGACGTGACCGACATGGCCGCCTGCCAGGCCATGGCCGACCTGGCGCTGGAGCGCTATGGCCGCGTCGACGTGCTGGTGAACAACGCGGCGCTCTACGCCAACATGAAGGGCGGCAAGTTCGACCAGCTCGAACCGGCGGAATGGCAGAAAATGCTGGACGTGAACGTCACCGGCATGTGGCATTGCTGCAAGGCGGTGATCGAGCCGATGCGCAAGCAGAAAAGTGGCTCGATCATCAACATCTCGTCGCTGGCCGCGGTCTACGGCTTCCCGTTCGGCGTCCACTACGCCATGAGCAAGGGCGCGGTGATTGGCATGACCCGCGCCATGGCCCGCGAGATCGGGCGCGACTTCATCCGCGTCAACGCCGTCGCCCCGTCCGCGGTGATGACCGAGGGCACGAAGGAGTTTTTCGGCGAGCGCCTCGACAAGGCCGCCGGCGTCATCGCCGGCAACCAGGCGTTGCAACGCAGCCTGGAAGCGGACGATCTGGTCGGCACCATCGTCTATCTGGCGAGCGACGCCAGCAAGTTCGTGACCGGCCAGACCATCATGGTCGATGGCGGCACCGTGTTTCTGTAA
- a CDS encoding alpha/beta fold hydrolase — translation MPALAYPNAPAAAGIRSRFADNGNGLTLHYLEAGWQDAADKPLVLLLHGFPELAYSWRKVMPALAAAGYHVIAPDQRGYGRTLGWDPGYDGDLGSFHALNLVRDVLGLLHALGRREVRMVVGHDFGAMVAAWSALVRPDVFRRCVLMSAPFSGPPGLSLPQPARDVHADLAALERPRKHYQWYYCSRLANGDMQGAPQGMQAFLRAYFHQKSADWAANRPQPLAAWTAAELAKLPTYYVMDLHETMPETVAHEMPPPAEIAACAWLPEDELAVYAAEYRRLGFQGGLNWYRCRIEPRFRAREQVFAARTIDVPTWFIAGASDWGTHQSPGAFEAMQARACTDFRSAHLLPGAGHWVQQEQAAAVSRLLVEAAAA, via the coding sequence ATGCCCGCCCTCGCCTACCCCAACGCCCCCGCCGCCGCGGGCATCCGCTCGCGCTTCGCCGACAACGGCAACGGCCTGACCCTGCACTATCTGGAGGCGGGCTGGCAGGACGCCGCCGACAAGCCGCTGGTGCTGTTGCTGCACGGCTTTCCGGAACTGGCCTATAGCTGGCGCAAGGTGATGCCGGCACTGGCGGCGGCCGGCTATCATGTGATCGCACCGGACCAGCGCGGCTATGGCCGCACGCTGGGCTGGGACCCGGGCTATGACGGCGATCTCGGCTCCTTCCACGCGCTGAACCTGGTGCGGGACGTGCTGGGGCTGCTGCATGCGCTCGGCCGGCGCGAGGTGCGGATGGTGGTGGGGCACGATTTCGGCGCCATGGTCGCGGCCTGGTCCGCGCTGGTGCGCCCGGACGTGTTCCGGCGCTGCGTGCTGATGAGCGCCCCTTTCTCCGGCCCGCCCGGCCTGTCGCTGCCGCAACCGGCGCGCGACGTGCACGCCGACCTCGCCGCGCTGGAACGGCCGCGCAAACACTATCAGTGGTACTATTGCTCCCGCCTTGCCAACGGCGACATGCAGGGCGCGCCGCAGGGGATGCAGGCCTTCCTGCGCGCCTATTTCCACCAGAAAAGCGCCGATTGGGCCGCCAACCGGCCGCAGCCGCTGGCGGCGTGGACCGCCGCGGAACTGGCGAAACTTCCCACCTATTACGTTATGGACCTGCACGAGACCATGCCGGAAACGGTGGCGCACGAAATGCCCCCGCCGGCGGAGATTGCCGCCTGCGCATGGCTGCCGGAGGACGAGTTGGCCGTCTATGCCGCGGAATACCGGCGCCTGGGCTTTCAGGGCGGGTTGAACTGGTATCGCTGCCGGATCGAGCCGCGGTTCCGGGCGCGGGAGCAGGTGTTTGCCGCGCGGACCATCGACGTGCCGACCTGGTTCATCGCCGGAGCCAGCGACTGGGGCACACACCAATCGCCCGGCGCGTTCGAGGCGATGCAGGCCCGCGCCTGTACCGACTTCCGCAGCGCCCATTTGCTGCCCGGCGCCGGCCACTGGGTGCAGCAGGAACAGGCCGCCGCCGTGTCGCGATTGCTGGTGGAAGCCGCGGCGGCGTGA
- a CDS encoding endonuclease, with the protein MPVFLLAFALALLALTGATSVMAQVLTVVSFNVESDDDTQPARVAEDIAAISKAGAVDLFGLAEVQNAADLNVYARAASRPGAAFKPILARNGNEDRVAILYNAATLALDDVRELDRFPGSRKALVAQFAYRAKRLDFLFIVNHFNRGDAERRNRQARLIRDWVLAQDRPAILVGDYNFDYDPRKRRGNEAFEIFTADPGLVWLPVPCIAKGRCPATGTQCDRRFNSIMDFVFVADRGRGWRGRSAILMQQNGYCERERRGYSDHRPVAARILLR; encoded by the coding sequence ATGCCAGTCTTCCTCCTTGCATTCGCCCTTGCGCTGCTGGCGCTGACCGGCGCTACGTCGGTGATGGCCCAGGTCCTGACCGTGGTCTCGTTCAACGTCGAATCCGACGACGACACCCAGCCGGCTCGCGTGGCCGAGGACATTGCGGCGATCAGCAAGGCCGGCGCGGTGGACCTGTTCGGTCTCGCCGAGGTTCAGAACGCGGCGGACCTGAACGTTTATGCGCGGGCCGCCAGCCGGCCCGGCGCCGCGTTCAAGCCGATCCTGGCGCGCAACGGCAACGAGGACCGGGTGGCGATCCTCTACAACGCGGCCACGCTGGCGCTGGACGATGTGCGCGAACTCGACCGGTTTCCCGGTTCGCGCAAGGCGTTGGTGGCGCAGTTCGCGTATCGCGCGAAACGCCTCGATTTCCTGTTCATCGTCAATCACTTCAACCGAGGGGATGCGGAGCGGCGAAACCGGCAGGCCCGCCTGATCCGCGACTGGGTGCTGGCGCAGGACCGGCCGGCGATCCTGGTGGGCGACTACAATTTCGATTACGACCCGCGCAAGCGCCGCGGCAACGAGGCGTTCGAGATCTTCACCGCCGATCCGGGCCTGGTCTGGCTTCCGGTGCCTTGCATTGCCAAGGGACGCTGCCCGGCGACCGGGACACAGTGCGACCGGCGGTTCAATTCGATCATGGATTTCGTGTTCGTCGCCGACCGGGGCCGCGGCTGGCGCGGGCGGTCCGCCATTCTGATGCAGCAGAACGGCTATTGCGAGCGCGAGCGGCGCGGGTATTCCGACCACCGGCCAGTGGCGGCCCGCATTCTGCTCCGCTAA
- a CDS encoding DHA2 family efflux MFS transporter permease subunit has translation MTAAAGQPTTVSSFSTAERWLATAAALAAFFTSIFTSSMTNVAIPHVMGAFGVGQSQAQFLSTAFLAMNTTGLLASSWTLAKIGQRNTFFLVMSVFAGASVLAFLAPTLEIMIVARVFQGFAAGLLQPLVMLVLFQVFPLEKRGLAMGMFSMGVTVALGMGPALGGVTIDAISWRSIFLIPIPACLIAGFLGMLFLPAEDHRAEAGRFDVLGFVLINTFVFGWFTYLGNGQKWGWSSDDLMILLAITLAAGIAFIASQKRKNASLLDLSLFSNGRFVNALACSFFFGFGNFASVYSFSIFGQIVQGFTPTIAGSMLLPGSFFAAAILPLAGRVSDKVPAPIVMVFGSVIIVASVSMLTGADANTVFWYVAISLLIGRVGSAFVSPALNTTAIGALTPQQMRRGAGVTNLSLMLGGSTGISIYVVLLEMRIEFHANQLGATQTAANSTTVEMLGKVAGQLAGTGMPDAVQQGIAMHYLNSVVTAQANMLGFQDGFFFLTLVALGPLIPTLFLLRKRR, from the coding sequence ATGACGGCCGCCGCCGGACAACCGACCACCGTCTCTTCCTTCAGCACCGCCGAGCGCTGGCTCGCGACCGCGGCGGCGCTGGCGGCGTTTTTCACGTCGATCTTCACCAGTTCCATGACGAATGTGGCGATCCCGCACGTGATGGGCGCGTTCGGCGTTGGGCAGAGCCAGGCGCAGTTTCTCTCGACCGCGTTCCTGGCCATGAACACCACCGGCCTGCTCGCCAGTTCCTGGACGCTGGCCAAGATCGGCCAGCGGAACACCTTTTTCCTGGTCATGTCGGTGTTTGCAGGCGCCAGCGTGCTGGCCTTTCTGGCGCCGACGCTGGAGATCATGATCGTCGCGCGGGTGTTCCAGGGGTTTGCCGCCGGATTGCTGCAACCGCTGGTCATGCTGGTGCTGTTTCAGGTGTTTCCGCTGGAAAAACGCGGCCTCGCCATGGGCATGTTCAGCATGGGCGTGACCGTCGCCCTCGGCATGGGGCCGGCGCTCGGCGGCGTCACCATTGATGCGATCAGCTGGCGGTCGATCTTCCTGATCCCGATCCCGGCCTGCCTGATTGCCGGTTTTCTCGGCATGCTGTTCCTGCCGGCGGAGGATCACCGGGCGGAGGCCGGCCGGTTCGACGTGCTGGGGTTCGTGCTGATCAACACCTTTGTCTTCGGCTGGTTCACGTACCTGGGCAACGGCCAGAAATGGGGCTGGAGTTCCGATGACCTGATGATCCTGCTGGCCATAACGCTGGCCGCGGGCATCGCCTTCATTGCGTCGCAAAAGCGCAAGAACGCCTCGCTGCTGGATCTGAGCCTGTTTTCGAACGGCCGGTTCGTCAATGCGCTGGCCTGCTCGTTCTTTTTCGGCTTCGGCAACTTTGCCAGCGTCTATTCGTTTTCGATTTTCGGCCAGATCGTCCAGGGCTTCACGCCCACGATTGCGGGCTCGATGCTGCTGCCGGGCAGCTTTTTCGCGGCGGCCATCCTTCCCCTTGCCGGCCGGGTTTCGGACAAGGTCCCGGCGCCGATCGTGATGGTGTTCGGCTCGGTGATCATCGTTGCCAGCGTTTCCATGCTGACCGGCGCCGATGCCAACACCGTGTTCTGGTATGTTGCGATTTCGCTGTTGATCGGCCGGGTCGGCTCCGCCTTTGTCTCACCCGCCCTCAACACCACGGCCATCGGCGCGCTGACCCCGCAACAGATGCGCCGCGGCGCCGGCGTCACCAACCTGTCGCTGATGCTGGGCGGGTCGACCGGCATCAGCATCTATGTGGTGCTGCTGGAAATGCGGATCGAGTTCCACGCCAACCAGCTGGGCGCCACGCAGACCGCCGCGAACAGCACGACCGTGGAGATGCTGGGTAAGGTCGCCGGCCAGTTGGCCGGCACCGGCATGCCCGACGCGGTGCAGCAGGGCATTGCCATGCATTACCTCAACAGCGTCGTGACGGCACAGGCCAACATGCTGGGTTTTCAGGACGGATTCTTCTTCCTGACGCTCGTGGCCCTGGGACCCTTGATTCCGACGTTGTTCCTGTTGCGAAAGCGGCGCTAG
- a CDS encoding cytochrome P450 encodes MNAHMGQTGLAPIDVSDPELYRADTWQPLFARLRAEDPVQYVPESEFGPYWSVTKYNDIMTVELDPGTYSSEPGITIRDTPDVVRRKSFIQMDPPQHTAERKTVAPIVAPTNLKNMTDTIRQRTQFVLDGLPRGQEFDWVDQVSIELTTMMLATLFDFPWEERRKLTYWSDLSTFTDYGAPDALATDEFDKFEKLKDMAAYFGRLWDERKDQPPRFDLISMLAHSPATQEMDLKKFMGQLTLLIVGGNDTTRNSMSGGLWYLSQNPEEFAKVRADHGLVPKLVAETIRYQSPIIHMRRTATRDADLAGRKIKAGDKVIMWYISGNRDEEVIEDADRFIVDRRKHRQHLSYGAGIHRCVGDRLADLQLQILWEEILKRGLQIEVLDRPTRSVSNFIRGIKSMPVRIAA; translated from the coding sequence ATGAATGCGCATATGGGACAGACGGGCCTTGCCCCGATCGACGTCAGCGATCCGGAACTCTATCGCGCCGACACCTGGCAGCCGCTGTTCGCCAGGCTGCGCGCCGAAGACCCGGTGCAATACGTGCCGGAAAGCGAATTCGGCCCCTATTGGTCGGTGACCAAATACAACGACATTATGACGGTGGAGCTGGACCCCGGCACCTATTCCTCGGAGCCCGGCATCACCATCCGCGACACGCCGGACGTGGTGCGGCGCAAGAGCTTCATCCAGATGGACCCGCCCCAGCACACCGCGGAGCGCAAGACCGTCGCCCCCATCGTCGCCCCGACGAACCTGAAGAACATGACCGACACCATCCGCCAGCGCACGCAATTCGTGCTGGACGGCCTGCCGCGCGGGCAGGAATTCGACTGGGTCGATCAGGTCTCGATCGAGCTCACCACCATGATGCTGGCAACGCTGTTCGACTTCCCGTGGGAGGAGCGGCGCAAGCTCACCTACTGGTCGGACCTTTCCACCTTCACCGACTATGGCGCACCGGACGCGCTCGCCACCGACGAGTTCGACAAGTTCGAGAAGCTGAAGGACATGGCCGCCTATTTCGGCCGCCTCTGGGACGAGCGCAAGGACCAGCCGCCGCGCTTCGACCTGATCTCCATGCTGGCCCACTCGCCGGCAACGCAGGAAATGGACCTGAAGAAATTCATGGGCCAGTTGACCCTGCTGATCGTCGGCGGCAACGACACGACGCGCAATTCCATGAGCGGCGGCCTGTGGTATCTGAGCCAGAACCCGGAGGAATTCGCCAAGGTCCGTGCCGACCACGGCCTGGTGCCAAAGCTGGTGGCCGAGACCATCCGCTACCAGTCGCCGATCATCCACATGCGCCGCACCGCCACCCGCGACGCGGACCTGGCCGGCCGCAAGATCAAGGCCGGCGACAAGGTCATCATGTGGTACATTTCCGGCAATCGCGACGAGGAGGTGATCGAGGACGCCGACCGCTTCATCGTCGACCGCCGCAAGCACCGCCAGCATCTGAGCTATGGCGCGGGCATCCACCGTTGCGTCGGCGACCGGCTGGCGGACCTGCAATTGCAGATCCTCTGGGAGGAAATCCTGAAGCGCGGCTTGCAGATCGAGGTGCTGGACCGCCCGACCCGGTCGGTCTCCAACTTCATCCGCGGCATCAAGAGCATGCCGGTGAGGATTGCAGCGTAG